The Marinobacter halotolerans genome includes a window with the following:
- the fabZ gene encoding 3-hydroxyacyl-ACP dehydratase FabZ, whose protein sequence is MMYIHEIQEYLPHRYPFLLVDRVTEVEKGQFIKGFKNISLNEPYFAGHFPNNPILPGVLIIEAMAQLSGILAFMTVGRKPADGLVQYLAGSSKVRFKRPVVPGDRLSMESRIITGKRGIWKFECRALVDDEVVCVAEILTAEREG, encoded by the coding sequence ATGATGTACATTCATGAAATTCAGGAGTATTTACCTCACCGGTATCCCTTTCTGTTGGTGGACCGGGTAACCGAGGTTGAAAAGGGACAGTTCATCAAGGGGTTCAAGAATATCTCCCTTAATGAGCCATACTTCGCCGGCCATTTTCCCAATAATCCGATCCTGCCCGGCGTATTGATCATTGAGGCAATGGCGCAGCTGTCCGGTATCCTTGCATTCATGACGGTTGGCCGGAAACCGGCGGACGGTCTGGTGCAATACCTTGCAGGTTCCAGTAAGGTACGCTTCAAACGTCCTGTGGTGCCCGGTGACCGGTTAAGCATGGAAAGCAGAATCATTACCGGAAAACGCGGAATCTGGAAGTTTGAATGTCGTGCCCTGGTGGATGACGAAGTTGTCTGTGTGGCAGAAATACTGACTGCTGAGAGAGAAGGCTGA
- the lpxD gene encoding UDP-3-O-(3-hydroxymyristoyl)glucosamine N-acyltransferase produces the protein MAESSYRLGDIAAHLGAELRGDPDTEIVGLATLQGASPGQMAFLANASYARHLADTQASAVIIAPSVADQYAGNALLLDNPYLGYARLSHWFDPAPAATPGIHPSAVVASSATIADSASIGPLVVIEDDVVIGEAVTVGAGSMIGARCQLGSQSVLRPRVTLAHDVVLGKRCHILSGAVLGSDGFGFANEKGVWHRIAQIGRVVLGDDVEVGANTTIDRGALDDTVIGNGVKLDNLIQIAHNVNIGDHSAMAAMVGIAGSTRIGRHCVFAGGAVVAGHLTIADQVQLTGTTMVTSDISEPGVYSSGISADTNRQWRKNAVRFRQLDSLARRIKNLEKKL, from the coding sequence ATGGCAGAATCTTCCTATCGACTTGGCGATATTGCTGCTCATCTGGGCGCAGAACTCAGGGGTGACCCGGATACTGAAATCGTCGGGCTGGCAACACTTCAGGGCGCCTCACCCGGGCAGATGGCGTTTCTGGCGAACGCTTCCTATGCCCGGCATCTGGCAGACACTCAAGCGTCTGCCGTTATCATCGCGCCATCGGTTGCCGATCAGTACGCGGGCAACGCCCTGTTACTGGATAATCCCTACCTGGGTTACGCCCGGCTCAGTCATTGGTTTGACCCGGCACCGGCGGCAACGCCGGGCATCCACCCCTCGGCGGTGGTTGCCTCTTCCGCCACCATTGCCGATTCGGCCAGTATCGGCCCCCTCGTAGTGATTGAAGACGATGTTGTGATTGGCGAGGCTGTCACTGTGGGCGCCGGGTCAATGATCGGTGCGCGTTGCCAGTTGGGCTCGCAGTCCGTCCTGAGACCCCGGGTAACACTGGCGCACGATGTGGTACTGGGCAAGCGTTGCCATATTCTCAGCGGCGCCGTTCTAGGGTCCGACGGTTTCGGCTTTGCTAATGAAAAGGGTGTCTGGCATCGCATTGCCCAGATTGGCCGGGTTGTGCTGGGTGACGATGTAGAAGTCGGCGCCAACACGACCATTGACCGGGGGGCGCTTGACGACACCGTTATCGGCAATGGCGTCAAGCTGGATAACCTTATTCAGATCGCCCATAACGTCAACATTGGTGACCATTCCGCCATGGCGGCCATGGTCGGTATTGCTGGCAGTACCCGCATTGGCAGACACTGTGTTTTCGCTGGAGGAGCCGTCGTGGCAGGGCATCTGACCATTGCTGACCAGGTCCAGCTGACAGGTACGACTATGGTCACCAGCGATATCTCAGAGCCTGGCGTATACTCATCAGGTATCAGCGCCGATACCAACCGCCAGTGGCGCAAAAACGCAGTGCGATTCCGGCAGCTCGACAGCCTTGCACGGCGTATCAAAAACCTGGAAAAGAAACTGTAA
- a CDS encoding OmpH family outer membrane protein codes for MFRLKIIAACVVLLVSAQVAAETKIGVVDLRQALFSSEDAQAFTQKLQQDFSGEEARVRETQEAARALKERLEKDGAMMNESERNQIAAQFQQKVQEFNRLKQQLDSTVASRKQAFLEQARPEVDAAMKELTEEHNLDIILPSEAVIFAKPDMNLTEQLLEKLNR; via the coding sequence ATGTTTCGTTTAAAGATCATAGCCGCGTGTGTGGTGCTTCTTGTGTCAGCGCAGGTCGCTGCAGAAACAAAAATTGGCGTGGTGGACCTGCGCCAGGCACTGTTTTCTTCGGAAGACGCCCAGGCCTTTACCCAGAAATTGCAGCAGGATTTTTCCGGTGAGGAAGCCAGGGTTCGCGAGACCCAGGAAGCCGCTCGGGCGCTCAAGGAACGTCTGGAAAAAGACGGCGCCATGATGAATGAATCCGAGCGTAACCAGATTGCCGCTCAGTTCCAGCAGAAGGTGCAAGAGTTCAATCGCCTGAAGCAACAGCTTGATTCTACCGTCGCCAGTCGCAAACAGGCGTTTCTGGAACAGGCTCGCCCGGAAGTGGATGCGGCAATGAAAGAGCTGACGGAAGAGCATAACCTGGACATCATCCTGCCTAGCGAAGCCGTGATTTTTGCGAAGCCGGACATGAATCTGACCGAGCAACTTCTGGAAAAACTGAACCGTTGA
- the bamA gene encoding outer membrane protein assembly factor BamA, with translation MRRSLQHLAVGLLAALLNVTPALAEEFTVADIEVEGLQRVSAGTVFSSFPVFVGEPLTEMELAGAIKDLFRTGLFTDIEASREENVLILTVRERPSITSIEIDGNKNIETPMLMDALASAGLQEGQVFRRATLERLELEILRSYIGQGRYNARVEAKAETLPRNRVAISLEINEGNVAAIQHLNIVGNEAFGDERLKDLFELQSTSFWNSLTNADKYAREKLSGDLETLRSFYLDRGYIDFSIESSQVSISPDKSEVFIAISVNEGPKYTVSDINLRGDLIVEESALRELIFIEEGDVFSQAQVTGTSELLARRLGREGYAFAGVNGVPEPGDDNTAAITFYVEPGKRAYVRRINFEGNVSTRDEVLRQEMTQMEAGVASTDRIEYSKTRLEQLGFFETVDVETVPVPGTDDLVDVNYSVVEQATGSLSASVGFSQESGIILGANISENNFFGSGKRVSIGVNVSDSIKSANFSYQNPYYTVDGVSRGFSVFARETDFEEQDITSYLLDEYGGRLSFGYPTDRITRLNFGVGYTLSRIKSGIFTSQDVKDFIEEEGNDFNNWFVFGSWRRSTLNRGVLPTDGYSISLSADVAVPGSDLTFWKLSQSNDFYQPLDDEQNWVLRARSKIGYGDGYDGRSVIPFYEHFFAGGYGSVRGYEANSLGPVATPAPGDFSDPDPFGGSFLTEAGLELIVPTPFAGDSRSMRTAFFVDAGQVFDPDRAFSWTLDDVRTSVGLGFQWITAVGPLAFSVAKPLNDKPGDSTQVFQFSLGQTF, from the coding sequence ATGAGACGTTCTCTTCAGCACTTAGCAGTGGGCCTTCTGGCAGCCTTACTAAACGTAACTCCGGCACTTGCCGAAGAGTTCACCGTCGCCGATATCGAAGTTGAGGGCTTGCAGAGGGTGTCTGCCGGTACGGTGTTTTCCTCCTTTCCGGTCTTTGTTGGTGAGCCCCTCACCGAAATGGAGTTGGCCGGGGCTATAAAGGACTTGTTCCGGACTGGACTGTTCACCGACATCGAGGCCAGCCGCGAAGAGAACGTACTGATACTGACGGTCAGAGAGCGTCCTTCCATTACTTCGATTGAGATAGACGGCAACAAGAATATTGAAACACCCATGCTGATGGATGCCCTGGCCAGTGCCGGGCTTCAGGAAGGCCAGGTGTTCCGTCGTGCCACCCTGGAGCGTCTGGAGCTCGAGATTCTCCGGTCCTATATCGGCCAGGGCCGTTATAACGCCCGGGTAGAAGCCAAAGCGGAAACCCTGCCGAGAAATCGGGTTGCCATCAGCCTGGAGATCAACGAAGGCAATGTGGCGGCCATCCAGCACCTCAATATTGTCGGTAACGAAGCATTCGGTGATGAACGGCTGAAAGACCTTTTTGAGCTGCAGAGCACAAGCTTCTGGAATTCCCTGACTAACGCCGACAAGTACGCCCGGGAAAAACTGAGTGGCGATCTTGAGACGCTTCGTTCGTTTTATCTTGACCGTGGCTACATTGATTTCAGCATTGAATCGAGCCAGGTTTCCATCTCGCCTGACAAGTCCGAAGTGTTCATCGCCATCTCTGTGAATGAAGGCCCTAAATATACGGTGTCCGACATCAACCTGAGAGGCGATCTGATCGTGGAAGAGTCGGCGCTGCGGGAACTGATCTTTATTGAAGAGGGTGACGTGTTCTCCCAGGCTCAGGTTACCGGCACATCGGAACTGCTGGCGCGTCGCCTTGGCCGGGAAGGGTACGCTTTCGCTGGCGTCAACGGCGTCCCCGAGCCAGGAGACGATAACACCGCGGCCATTACCTTCTATGTGGAACCGGGTAAGCGTGCCTACGTTCGGCGTATCAACTTCGAGGGTAACGTTTCGACGCGGGACGAAGTTCTGAGGCAGGAAATGACCCAGATGGAAGCGGGCGTTGCCTCAACCGACCGGATCGAGTATTCGAAAACCCGTCTGGAGCAACTGGGCTTTTTCGAGACCGTCGACGTGGAAACGGTTCCCGTCCCCGGCACCGATGACCTGGTTGACGTCAATTATTCCGTGGTTGAACAGGCGACCGGCAGCCTTTCGGCGTCGGTGGGCTTCTCCCAGGAATCCGGCATCATCCTCGGTGCCAATATCTCGGAGAACAATTTTTTCGGCAGTGGCAAACGAGTGTCGATTGGCGTGAATGTCAGCGATTCGATCAAGAGCGCGAACTTCTCTTACCAGAATCCCTACTACACCGTTGACGGCGTCAGCCGCGGATTCAGCGTGTTTGCGCGGGAGACAGATTTTGAAGAGCAGGACATTACGTCCTATCTGCTGGATGAATACGGTGGGCGTCTGAGCTTCGGCTACCCCACGGACCGGATTACCCGCCTGAACTTCGGCGTGGGTTACACGCTGTCCAGGATCAAGTCCGGCATATTTACCTCCCAGGACGTCAAAGACTTTATTGAAGAGGAAGGCAATGACTTCAACAACTGGTTCGTGTTCGGGTCCTGGCGCAGAAGCACCCTCAACCGGGGTGTGCTGCCAACGGATGGCTACAGCATCTCCCTGTCTGCGGACGTTGCCGTGCCCGGCAGTGATCTGACCTTCTGGAAACTGAGCCAGTCAAATGACTTTTACCAGCCTCTGGACGATGAGCAGAACTGGGTTCTTCGCGCCCGATCCAAGATCGGATACGGTGACGGATATGACGGGCGCTCGGTTATCCCGTTCTATGAGCACTTTTTCGCAGGTGGCTATGGATCTGTCCGTGGGTATGAAGCCAATTCGCTTGGACCGGTTGCGACGCCTGCACCGGGTGATTTTTCCGATCCAGACCCGTTCGGCGGCAGTTTCCTCACGGAAGCGGGTCTGGAACTGATCGTTCCGACTCCCTTTGCCGGCGATAGTCGCTCCATGCGTACCGCTTTCTTTGTGGACGCGGGACAGGTATTTGATCCGGACAGAGCGTTCTCTTGGACGCTGGACGATGTTCGTACGTCGGTCGGTCTCGGTTTCCAGTGGATCACAGCCGTGGGACCTCTGGCTTTCAGCGTCGCGAAGCCGCTGAACGACAAACCGGGTGACAGCACGCAGGTATTCCAGTTCTCGCTGGGACAAACGTTCTAG
- the rseP gene encoding RIP metalloprotease RseP codes for MQIVETVLALLLTLGILVTLHEYGHFWVARRCGVKVLRFSVGFGKPLFSRYDRHGTEFAVAAIPLGGYVKMLDEREGPVPEELKRQSFNAQPPSKRIAIASAGPIANFLFAIFAYWLLSVVGFTTVAPVIGDVDQDSTAQRIGLESGMEIRSVDGHSVTSWRDVNMRLLERTGEYGQITFGVSGNGGTGQIAGLLEGWNLSEDTPNPLAEFGVTPWRPDVPPVLGEIVDGGRAEAAGLQAGDRVDSVNGEPVNNWFALVKAIQQAPEQTIRLGIVRDGQSRVIEVTPALRKSESGEKTGFIGAGVKEVTWPDELLRETRYGPFAAVPRAISETWADTRLTLVAIKKMVTGLLSPTNLSGPITIARIAEASVSSGFEDFIRFLAYLSVSLGVLNLLPVPVLDGGHIVYYTIEAIRRKPLSEEVQAMGLRIGMAMILTLMVFALYNDLMRL; via the coding sequence ATGCAGATAGTTGAAACCGTTCTGGCGCTGCTGTTGACGCTGGGCATACTGGTAACACTTCACGAATACGGTCATTTCTGGGTTGCCCGCCGTTGTGGTGTGAAGGTACTCAGATTTTCGGTCGGGTTCGGCAAGCCGCTTTTTTCCCGTTATGATCGCCACGGCACCGAGTTCGCCGTGGCCGCCATTCCGTTGGGTGGCTATGTCAAAATGCTGGACGAGCGTGAAGGGCCGGTTCCGGAAGAGCTCAAACGCCAGTCCTTTAATGCCCAGCCGCCTTCGAAGCGTATCGCCATTGCCTCTGCCGGGCCCATCGCCAACTTTTTATTTGCGATTTTTGCCTACTGGCTGCTGAGTGTTGTCGGTTTTACCACCGTAGCGCCTGTTATTGGTGATGTGGACCAGGACAGCACAGCCCAGCGTATCGGCCTTGAGTCTGGTATGGAAATCCGGTCGGTTGACGGGCACAGTGTGACCTCCTGGCGGGATGTGAACATGCGTCTGCTCGAACGTACCGGCGAATACGGGCAGATAACCTTTGGTGTTTCCGGTAATGGCGGGACCGGCCAGATTGCGGGGCTGCTTGAGGGATGGAACCTGAGTGAGGATACGCCGAACCCGCTGGCCGAGTTCGGGGTTACGCCCTGGCGGCCGGATGTTCCACCGGTACTGGGGGAGATCGTCGACGGCGGCCGGGCCGAGGCCGCGGGACTGCAAGCGGGCGATCGGGTGGATTCCGTCAACGGTGAGCCGGTCAACAACTGGTTCGCCCTGGTGAAGGCCATCCAGCAGGCGCCCGAGCAGACCATCCGCCTCGGTATTGTTCGGGACGGTCAGTCCAGGGTGATTGAAGTGACCCCGGCACTGCGAAAAAGCGAAAGCGGTGAGAAGACCGGATTTATCGGGGCGGGTGTGAAAGAGGTAACCTGGCCGGACGAGTTGCTGCGGGAAACCCGCTACGGGCCATTTGCGGCGGTTCCCCGCGCGATCTCGGAAACCTGGGCGGATACCCGCCTGACACTTGTAGCCATCAAGAAGATGGTCACAGGGCTGCTGTCGCCCACCAATCTGAGCGGCCCGATCACCATCGCCCGGATTGCCGAAGCCAGCGTCAGTTCCGGATTCGAGGATTTTATCCGTTTTCTGGCCTATCTCAGTGTCAGCCTGGGTGTACTGAACCTGCTGCCGGTTCCGGTACTGGATGGCGGACACATTGTCTATTACACCATCGAGGCTATCCGCAGGAAGCCGTTGTCAGAAGAGGTGCAGGCGATGGGTCTGCGTATCGGCATGGCAATGATTCTCACATTAATGGTGTTTGCACTTTACAACGACCTGATGCGGTTGTGA
- the ispC gene encoding 1-deoxy-D-xylulose-5-phosphate reductoisomerase yields MKRNVTILGATGSIGLNTLDVIRRHPDRFGVYALTASTSVDCMVDLCLEFAPQYAVMADEPSAQSLSERLAGNDRTRVLVGEEGLCQVAGDPQCDTVMAAIVGAAGLLPTLSAVRAGKRVLLANKEALVMSGKLFMDAVVEAGAELLPIDSEHNAIFQCMPPDRIRDTRGAGITRILLTASGGPFRTFSAESLRSVLPSEACSHPNWSMGQKISVDSATLMNKGLELIEACWLFNTTPDLVEVHVHPESIIHSMVEYADGSVLAQLGSPDMRTPIANGLAWPERIDAGVAPLDLFQIGKFHFERPDLDRFPCLRLAAEAFRLGGTAPAVLNAANEEAVAAFLDGKLCFADIAVIIEQTLARVATVAADSFETIFEKDAEARVVAREQMFKASVEGHS; encoded by the coding sequence ATGAAGCGCAACGTCACCATTCTCGGAGCCACCGGCTCTATTGGCCTCAATACCCTCGATGTGATTCGCCGCCATCCGGATCGTTTCGGTGTTTACGCGCTGACCGCCAGCACCAGTGTCGACTGCATGGTGGACCTGTGTCTTGAGTTTGCGCCGCAATATGCGGTGATGGCCGACGAGCCCAGTGCGCAATCGCTTTCCGAAAGGCTGGCCGGCAATGACCGGACGCGGGTACTGGTTGGTGAGGAAGGCCTGTGTCAGGTTGCCGGTGATCCGCAATGCGATACCGTGATGGCGGCCATTGTGGGTGCGGCGGGGCTGTTGCCGACCCTTTCGGCGGTCCGCGCCGGCAAGCGGGTGCTACTGGCGAACAAGGAAGCCCTGGTAATGTCCGGCAAGCTGTTTATGGACGCTGTCGTCGAGGCGGGTGCGGAGCTGTTGCCCATCGATAGCGAACACAATGCCATTTTCCAGTGCATGCCGCCGGACAGAATTCGTGACACCCGCGGCGCCGGTATTACCCGGATATTGCTGACGGCCTCCGGTGGGCCCTTCCGCACATTTTCCGCCGAATCACTGCGAAGTGTCCTTCCTTCGGAGGCCTGTTCACACCCAAACTGGTCCATGGGGCAGAAGATTTCCGTAGATTCTGCGACCCTGATGAATAAGGGGCTGGAACTGATTGAGGCCTGCTGGCTGTTCAATACCACGCCCGATCTGGTGGAAGTTCACGTTCACCCTGAAAGCATCATCCACTCAATGGTGGAGTATGCCGATGGGTCTGTGCTTGCACAGCTGGGCAGTCCGGACATGCGTACCCCCATTGCCAACGGGCTGGCGTGGCCGGAACGCATCGATGCGGGTGTGGCACCGCTGGATCTTTTCCAGATCGGCAAGTTTCACTTTGAGCGGCCGGATCTTGACCGGTTTCCCTGCCTGCGCCTGGCGGCAGAGGCTTTCCGGCTCGGGGGGACGGCGCCTGCGGTGCTCAATGCAGCCAATGAAGAGGCCGTCGCGGCCTTTCTGGATGGTAAGCTGTGCTTCGCGGATATCGCCGTTATCATAGAGCAGACCCTGGCGAGGGTGGCAACGGTCGCTGCCGACAGTTTTGAGACCATCTTTGAAAAAGACGCCGAGGCTCGTGTGGTGGCACGGGAACAGATGTTCAAGGCCAGTGTTGAAGGTCATTCATAA
- a CDS encoding phosphatidate cytidylyltransferase, which produces MLKTRIITALILAPIAIGGIFFLPPLGFALFTGAIICIGAWEWANMAGVTQPLGRVGFALATAAILYGLLEVPASAVLWVALVWWIVCFLLVRNYPEGSGHWGSCTARAVMGLLVLVPAWVGLNHLRTGGFGFGDSTNNLLLILYVFCIVWVADIGAYFAGRAFGKAKLAPRVSPGKSWAGVWGGLLAVAAFALLIGLLANAGAGDIAMLIIASLITGAISVVGDLMESMLKRFRGIKDSSQLLPGHGGIMDRIDSLTAAIPVFAFIITQLGWLTAGHW; this is translated from the coding sequence GTGCTAAAAACACGAATTATCACCGCGCTGATCCTTGCCCCGATCGCCATTGGCGGTATTTTTTTCCTGCCGCCACTGGGTTTTGCGTTGTTCACCGGTGCCATTATCTGTATCGGCGCCTGGGAATGGGCAAACATGGCCGGAGTCACCCAGCCCCTGGGCCGGGTTGGCTTTGCCCTAGCCACAGCCGCCATTCTTTACGGCTTGCTTGAAGTGCCGGCGAGTGCCGTGCTCTGGGTGGCGCTGGTGTGGTGGATTGTGTGTTTTCTTCTGGTGCGCAATTATCCCGAAGGTTCCGGACACTGGGGCAGTTGCACTGCGCGTGCCGTTATGGGCCTGCTGGTACTGGTTCCTGCCTGGGTGGGTCTCAATCATCTGAGAACCGGCGGCTTCGGCTTTGGGGACAGCACCAATAACCTGCTTCTTATTCTTTATGTGTTCTGCATCGTCTGGGTTGCCGATATCGGTGCCTATTTCGCCGGTCGCGCCTTCGGCAAGGCCAAGCTGGCGCCACGAGTGAGCCCCGGCAAGTCCTGGGCGGGTGTCTGGGGCGGGTTATTGGCGGTGGCGGCGTTTGCGTTGCTGATAGGTCTTTTGGCAAATGCAGGAGCCGGTGACATTGCTATGCTGATTATTGCAAGCCTGATCACCGGTGCCATTTCGGTGGTTGGCGACCTGATGGAAAGCATGCTCAAACGCTTTCGTGGCATCAAGGACAGCAGTCAGCTATTGCCCGGCCACGGCGGTATTATGGACCGTATAGACAGCCTGACCGCGGCGATTCCTGTTTTCGCATTCATTATCACTCAGCTCGGATGGCTGACGGCCGGGCACTGGTAA
- the uppS gene encoding polyprenyl diphosphate synthase, with protein sequence MTASVSAEIPLSAGNRPRHVAIIMDGNNRWAKSHKLAGVSGHKAGVKAVRSVVETCARQGVEVLTLFAFSSENWRRPEDEVSALMRLFVFALEREVKKLHRNNIRLMIIGDRSAFSESLQSHMARAEELTRDNTQMTLVIAANYGGHWDITQASRAVARKVQSGELAPSDITDDLIQQHLSIGDLPMPDLMIRTAGEQRISNFMLWHLAYTELYFSTVYWPDFREAEMEQALHAYAGRKRRFGQTDDQIANAASEQ encoded by the coding sequence ATGACCGCAAGCGTTTCCGCAGAGATTCCGTTATCAGCCGGTAATAGGCCCAGACATGTTGCCATCATCATGGACGGGAATAACCGTTGGGCGAAGTCTCATAAACTGGCGGGCGTATCCGGCCACAAGGCTGGCGTAAAGGCAGTCAGATCCGTTGTGGAAACCTGCGCCCGCCAGGGTGTCGAGGTGTTGACCCTGTTCGCCTTCTCCAGTGAGAACTGGCGGCGTCCGGAAGACGAAGTCTCAGCCCTGATGCGACTGTTTGTTTTCGCCCTGGAACGGGAAGTCAAAAAACTGCACCGGAACAACATTCGGCTGATGATTATTGGTGACCGGTCTGCGTTCAGCGAGTCGCTTCAGTCCCACATGGCCCGGGCCGAAGAGCTTACCCGCGATAACACCCAGATGACGCTGGTGATTGCTGCTAATTACGGCGGGCACTGGGATATCACCCAGGCCAGCCGGGCTGTGGCACGAAAGGTCCAGTCCGGCGAGCTGGCGCCCTCTGACATCACCGATGATCTTATTCAGCAGCATCTGTCGATCGGTGACCTGCCCATGCCCGATCTGATGATCCGCACCGCCGGTGAGCAGCGCATCAGTAATTTCATGCTGTGGCACCTTGCCTATACGGAACTGTATTTCTCGACGGTCTATTGGCCTGATTTCCGGGAAGCGGAAATGGAGCAGGCATTGCACGCTTATGCGGGACGCAAGCGCCGATTTGGTCAGACCGATGACCAGATCGCCAATGCGGCTTCCGAACAATAA
- the frr gene encoding ribosome recycling factor → MIDDIKADAEKKMKKSLESLHSAFNKIRTGRAHPSILDSVMVDYYGVETPLKQVASVNVEDNRTLAVSPWEKPMMQKVEKAIMMSDLGLNPSNNGDVIRIPMPMLTEETRREMVKQAKADAEHGRVSIRNARRDANSMLKELLKEKEINEDEERHGEEQIQKLTDRYIAEVEKELKAKEEDLMAV, encoded by the coding sequence GTGATTGACGACATTAAAGCTGACGCCGAGAAGAAGATGAAGAAAAGCCTTGAGTCCCTGCACTCGGCTTTCAACAAAATCCGCACGGGCCGCGCTCACCCCTCCATCCTCGACAGCGTGATGGTGGACTACTACGGCGTGGAAACTCCGCTGAAGCAGGTGGCCAGCGTTAACGTTGAGGATAACCGCACACTGGCCGTTTCCCCCTGGGAAAAGCCTATGATGCAGAAGGTCGAGAAGGCCATCATGATGTCGGACCTCGGTCTGAACCCGTCGAACAACGGTGACGTTATCCGCATCCCCATGCCGATGCTGACCGAGGAAACCCGTCGTGAAATGGTCAAGCAGGCCAAGGCCGATGCCGAGCACGGCCGCGTGTCCATCCGCAACGCCCGTCGTGATGCCAACAGCATGCTCAAAGAGCTGCTGAAGGAAAAAGAGATCAACGAAGACGAAGAGCGGCACGGGGAAGAACAGATTCAGAAACTGACAGACCGCTACATTGCAGAAGTGGAAAAAGAGCTGAAGGCCAAGGAAGAGGACCTGATGGCTGTCTGA
- the pyrH gene encoding UMP kinase yields MPKSSNTQPRYKRVLLKLSGEALMGEHDFGIDPKVLDRMALDIGSLIGIGVQVGLVVGGGNLFRGAALNAAGMDRVTGDHMGMLATVMNGLAMRDALERSNIRTRVMSAIPMSGIVEHYDRRRAVRDLKDGDVVIFCAGTGNPFFTTDSAACLRGIEIEADAVLKATKVDGVYSADPYKDPTAVKYERLTYDEVLDKKLGVMDLTAICLARDHSMPLRVFDMNRPGALTRIVTGESEGTLIE; encoded by the coding sequence ATGCCGAAGTCGTCCAATACCCAGCCCAGATACAAGCGAGTGCTTCTCAAGCTCAGCGGCGAAGCATTGATGGGGGAGCACGATTTCGGTATCGACCCGAAAGTACTGGACCGCATGGCGCTGGATATTGGCTCACTGATCGGTATTGGTGTTCAGGTTGGCCTGGTGGTTGGCGGTGGCAACCTGTTCCGCGGCGCCGCGCTTAATGCAGCGGGCATGGATAGGGTGACCGGCGACCATATGGGCATGCTGGCCACGGTCATGAACGGCCTCGCGATGCGGGACGCCCTGGAGCGTTCCAACATTCGTACCCGCGTGATGTCGGCGATTCCCATGAGTGGTATTGTGGAGCATTACGATCGACGCCGTGCAGTCCGTGACCTTAAGGACGGCGATGTGGTGATTTTCTGTGCCGGCACCGGCAACCCGTTTTTCACGACGGATTCGGCGGCCTGCCTGCGGGGAATCGAGATCGAAGCGGATGCCGTTCTCAAGGCGACCAAGGTAGACGGTGTCTATTCCGCAGATCCCTACAAGGATCCGACTGCGGTGAAGTATGAGCGCCTGACCTACGATGAGGTGCTGGACAAGAAGCTTGGCGTGATGGACCTGACGGCCATCTGTCTGGCACGGGATCACAGCATGCCGTTGCGAGTCTTCGATATGAACCGGCCCGGCGCGCTGACCCGCATTGTCACTGGCGAGTCAGAAGGCACTTTGATTGAATAA
- the tsf gene encoding translation elongation factor Ts has protein sequence MAAITAAMVKELRERTGLGMMECKKALVEADGSVDAAIEELRKSSGLKAAKKAGRTAAEGVSLIRVSDDNTVAYILEVNSETDFVARDDNFMNFANELLDVAFNNSVTDVESLMAGELEGKREALVQKIGENITVRRIIRVEGPVVGGYVHSNNKIASVVALSAGDPEVARDVAMHVAAVNPRVGKPEDMPAEELEKEKAVIKAQPDMEGKPAEIVEKMMGGRIKKFLAENSLVEQPFVKNPDQTVGQLIKEHGAELVSFVRLEVGEGIEKEEVDFAAEVAAAAGTSKA, from the coding sequence ATGGCTGCAATTACTGCCGCAATGGTCAAAGAACTGCGTGAGCGTACCGGCCTTGGCATGATGGAGTGCAAAAAAGCACTGGTTGAGGCGGACGGAAGTGTTGATGCGGCAATCGAAGAGCTGCGCAAGTCGTCCGGCCTGAAGGCCGCTAAAAAAGCTGGCCGTACTGCTGCTGAAGGTGTTTCCCTGATTCGTGTGTCTGACGACAACACGGTCGCTTACATCCTGGAAGTGAACTCGGAAACAGACTTCGTGGCCCGTGACGACAACTTCATGAACTTTGCCAACGAACTGCTGGACGTTGCGTTCAACAACAGTGTGACTGACGTTGAATCCCTGATGGCCGGTGAGCTGGAAGGCAAGCGTGAAGCGCTGGTTCAGAAGATCGGTGAGAACATCACGGTTCGTCGCATTATCCGTGTAGAGGGTCCTGTTGTGGGTGGCTACGTCCACAGCAACAACAAGATCGCCTCGGTTGTTGCGCTGAGCGCCGGTGACCCTGAAGTGGCCCGCGACGTTGCCATGCACGTTGCCGCGGTTAACCCACGGGTTGGCAAGCCGGAAGACATGCCGGCTGAAGAGCTCGAGAAAGAAAAAGCCGTCATCAAGGCTCAGCCGGACATGGAAGGCAAGCCTGCCGAAATCGTCGAGAAGATGATGGGCGGACGGATCAAGAAGTTCCTGGCGGAAAACAGCCTGGTCGAGCAGCCGTTCGTCAAGAATCCTGACCAGACCGTTGGTCAGCTGATCAAAGAGCACGGCGCTGAGCTTGTAAGCTTTGTTCGCCTGGAAGTTGGTGAAGGTATCGAGAAGGAAGAAGTGGACTTTGCTGCAGAGGTTGCCGCGGCAGCCGGTACCAGCAAGGCCTGA